The Sulfitobacter sp. SK011 genome has a window encoding:
- a CDS encoding NAD(P)-binding domain-containing protein, translating to MRHIDTLVIGAGQAGLAMSHCLSQRGVAHVVLERGEVANSWATERWDSLRLLTPNWQSRLPGYAYEGDDPDGFMSMTDVVSYLRGYAAQGTMPIESRTRVLSVIAEGQGYRVSTNRGDWLCRNVVMANGACAVASTPKMAAALPADLAQVTLLAYRAPRQLRKGGVLVVGASASGVQIASELAQAGHVVTISAGHHIRMPRNYRGRDIQWWMDRSGVQDQGIGDVDNITRARSVPSLQLVGDANIPLMDFNHLQGLGCTIAGRLAAVRDGVALFSGGLANACALSDLKMRRLLRSFDAFAQETGVAGLSPPEHICATALPQRPDLSLDLTSGAIRTVVWATGFRPDFSWLKMPVFDRKGQLLHDEGRVADGLYVLGQPFLRKRKSALIDGVGDDAIILSDQIARRSHQMVA from the coding sequence ATGCGACACATAGATACCCTTGTCATCGGTGCCGGTCAGGCCGGCCTCGCGATGAGCCATTGCCTGAGCCAGCGCGGTGTTGCGCATGTTGTTCTCGAACGTGGCGAGGTCGCTAATTCATGGGCGACCGAACGCTGGGACAGTCTGCGCCTGCTGACCCCGAACTGGCAAAGTCGCCTTCCGGGCTATGCCTACGAGGGCGATGATCCTGACGGATTCATGTCGATGACTGATGTGGTTTCCTATCTCAGGGGCTACGCCGCACAGGGTACAATGCCGATTGAAAGCCGCACGCGGGTTTTGTCTGTCATTGCCGAGGGCCAAGGCTACCGCGTGTCAACGAACCGTGGCGACTGGCTGTGCCGGAATGTCGTCATGGCAAATGGTGCCTGCGCTGTTGCGTCAACCCCCAAGATGGCGGCTGCGCTGCCTGCCGATCTTGCCCAAGTTACCCTGCTGGCCTACCGCGCGCCGCGGCAACTGCGCAAAGGTGGTGTTCTGGTCGTAGGAGCATCCGCCAGTGGCGTGCAGATTGCGTCGGAACTGGCCCAAGCGGGGCATGTCGTGACTATTTCTGCGGGCCATCACATTCGCATGCCACGCAACTACCGCGGGCGCGACATCCAATGGTGGATGGACCGCAGCGGCGTGCAGGATCAAGGCATAGGCGATGTCGACAACATTACCCGCGCCCGCAGTGTGCCATCCCTGCAACTTGTCGGGGATGCGAACATTCCGTTGATGGATTTCAACCACCTGCAGGGGCTTGGGTGCACAATTGCGGGCAGGTTGGCTGCTGTCAGGGACGGCGTCGCCCTGTTCTCTGGTGGGTTGGCCAACGCCTGCGCCCTTTCGGACCTCAAGATGCGGCGTTTGCTGCGCAGCTTTGATGCCTTTGCGCAAGAAACAGGTGTTGCGGGTTTGTCTCCTCCTGAACACATCTGCGCAACCGCTCTGCCTCAGCGACCCGACCTGAGCCTTGATTTGACCAGTGGAGCAATTCGCACGGTTGTCTGGGCAACCGGGTTTCGGCCCGATTTTAGCTGGCTGAAGATGCCTGTTTTCGACCGCAAAGGGCAGCTTTTGCACGATGAGGGCCGCGTCGCCGACGGGCTTTATGTCCTTGGCCAGCCCTTCCTGCGCAAACGTAAATCCGCGCTGATTGACGGTGTCGGGGACGACGCGATCATCCTGTCGGACCAGATTGCCCGACGTAGTCACCAAATGGTGGCTTAA
- a CDS encoding OsmC family protein gives MNIQTPSKAIPQATDSEIRIAQNKVIDRLSANPAVAVTTNALTAHVGDGLTCAVQQGKFRTVMDLGPAMGGAARGPGPGFIAKAGIAGCIAIGVKMAAAREGIEIQSADLRLETVSDDLAIFGLGDNRAAPRETRISLDVRSGAPDLVIEALVANVLECSPWFLALRDPQNVTVTTTVNNLNRSGSS, from the coding sequence ATGAACATTCAAACCCCCTCCAAGGCGATACCTCAAGCTACGGATTCGGAGATCCGCATTGCCCAGAACAAAGTGATCGACCGCCTGAGTGCAAATCCGGCGGTGGCGGTTACCACAAACGCACTGACAGCCCATGTCGGAGACGGTCTGACCTGCGCTGTCCAGCAAGGTAAATTCAGGACAGTGATGGATCTGGGACCAGCAATGGGCGGTGCTGCACGCGGACCCGGACCCGGTTTTATCGCCAAGGCGGGTATCGCTGGCTGCATCGCTATTGGCGTCAAAATGGCGGCAGCCCGCGAAGGGATCGAAATCCAAAGCGCTGATCTGCGTCTTGAGACGGTATCGGACGACCTTGCCATCTTTGGGCTGGGTGACAACCGCGCTGCACCTCGTGAAACGCGGATCAGCCTGGATGTACGATCAGGCGCACCCGATTTGGTCATTGAGGCTTTGGTCGCGAACGTCCTTGAATGCAGCCCTTGGTTTCTCGCCCTGCGCGATCCGCAGAACGTCACAGTCACGACCACCGTCAACAATCTGAACAGGAGCGGTTCATCATGA
- a CDS encoding group 1 truncated hemoglobin: MNAIAQPSRNLSIFDKYGGIRILRHVIMDYYDRVLDSDVIGHFFEDTDMVKLIDHQTKFFTMVLGGPAHFSDARLASAHKHMRLSHVEFDEAVLLLNETLADAHFAQDDQNTVIAAIEARRRILVA; this comes from the coding sequence ATGAATGCGATTGCCCAACCATCCCGCAATTTGTCGATCTTTGACAAATATGGCGGCATCCGGATCCTGCGTCACGTGATCATGGATTACTATGATCGCGTGCTCGACAGCGATGTGATCGGCCATTTCTTTGAAGACACGGATATGGTCAAGCTGATCGATCACCAGACAAAGTTCTTCACGATGGTGCTCGGAGGTCCTGCGCATTTCTCTGATGCGCGTCTTGCCAGCGCGCACAAACATATGCGCCTGAGCCACGTGGAATTCGACGAGGCAGTTTTGCTTCTAAATGAAACGCTTGCCGATGCGCATTTTGCGCAGGATGACCAGAATACTGTCATCGCTGCCATAGAGGCGCGTCGCAGAATACTTGTCGCGTGA
- a CDS encoding adenylate/guanylate cyclase domain-containing protein gives MLINTICTGLLDSMAMGVCVAEADTGSVLFCNDLFSTWFADVRVEAILHETLPDMTSDELAGMINGTSIEVKAKVKRRSLIIEMKARKIALDGKEVLVLEGQNVSRLHESEAMIDSYAAIVERRTRDLEREKVRVEKLLLNIMPRSVYEEYMSFGSVAPRLFDPVSVLMLDFVGFTEMSVSADPNVTVAELNDIFTAFDRIGELYGCERIKTIGDCYLAVTGLPHATPEHAVAAAKCASKMVRYLERRNTTHEHQWRARIGVASGKVVGSVVGVQKYIYDVFGPAVNLAARLQAHSAPMEITVCQNASQELQDSFDFNRQRTETLRGFGEIEVASIIRRRREGSTEVKGNPGGTVEIAATI, from the coding sequence ATGTTGATCAATACAATTTGCACCGGTTTGCTGGATTCGATGGCAATGGGCGTCTGTGTAGCGGAGGCAGATACCGGGAGCGTTCTGTTTTGCAACGACCTGTTTTCGACGTGGTTTGCCGATGTGCGCGTCGAGGCAATATTGCATGAAACTCTGCCGGACATGACATCCGATGAGTTGGCGGGGATGATCAATGGGACGAGCATCGAAGTGAAGGCCAAAGTAAAACGGCGCAGTTTGATCATCGAGATGAAAGCCCGCAAAATCGCTCTCGATGGCAAGGAAGTTTTGGTTCTCGAAGGCCAGAACGTTTCTCGGCTACATGAAAGTGAGGCCATGATCGACAGCTACGCCGCGATTGTGGAACGTCGGACACGCGATCTGGAACGCGAAAAGGTGCGGGTCGAAAAGCTGTTGCTGAATATCATGCCCCGGTCAGTATATGAGGAATACATGTCGTTTGGATCAGTCGCGCCGCGCCTCTTTGATCCGGTCAGCGTGCTGATGCTCGACTTTGTGGGTTTTACAGAGATGTCTGTTTCTGCCGACCCCAATGTCACCGTGGCTGAGCTGAACGATATCTTTACAGCATTTGACCGGATTGGTGAACTTTACGGCTGCGAGCGGATCAAGACGATTGGTGATTGCTATCTTGCGGTCACAGGGTTGCCACACGCGACCCCAGAGCATGCAGTAGCCGCCGCAAAATGTGCCTCGAAGATGGTCCGCTACCTTGAGCGACGCAATACAACCCACGAGCATCAGTGGCGGGCACGTATCGGTGTTGCTTCGGGAAAAGTCGTGGGGTCCGTCGTTGGTGTTCAGAAGTACATCTATGACGTCTTTGGGCCAGCAGTGAATCTCGCAGCACGCTTGCAGGCCCATTCAGCGCCGATGGAGATCACCGTCTGCCAGAACGCTTCGCAGGAGTTGCAGGACAGTTTTGATTTCAATCGTCAAAGAACCGAAACGCTGAGGGGGTTCGGAGAAATCGAGGTGGCGTCGATCATCAGGCGGCGTCGGGAAGGAAGCACTGAAGTGAAAGGCAACCCTGGCGGTACCGTAGAAATAGCAGCGACTATTTGA
- the dddP gene encoding dimethylsulfonioproprionate lyase DddP has product MNHHYSATRKIDPTYGTHLPDGSTNDNDRVEIGPTQLAFAEWKAAGLTLPNLAGMRQYRLDRLTRNITDRGYGGLLMFDPLNIRYATDSTNMQLWNTHNPFRAVLVCADGYMVIWDYKNGMFLSEFNPLVREQRSGADLFYFDRGDKVDVAADVFSNEVRALIEAHAGGNKRIAVDKIMLHGLRALEAQGFEVMDGEEVTEKSRSIKGPDEILAMRCASNACEVAVKKMEDFARTHVGDGVTCEDDIWAVMHAENIKRGGEWIETRLLTSGPRTNPWFQECGPRITQANEIIAFDTDLVGSYGICVDISRTWWIGDEKPRPDMIYAMRHGVEHIEQNMQMLKPGVMIPELSANTHVLDAQFQKQKYGCLMHGVGLCDEWPLVAYPDNAVPGAFDYPLEAGMVLCVEALVSPEGGDFSIKLEDQVLITEDGFERLTAYEWDVALMGG; this is encoded by the coding sequence GGCAGCACAAACGACAATGACCGCGTTGAAATCGGCCCAACCCAATTGGCCTTTGCCGAATGGAAGGCCGCCGGGCTGACCCTGCCCAATCTTGCGGGCATGCGCCAGTATCGCCTTGACCGCCTGACCAGGAACATCACGGATCGCGGCTATGGCGGCCTGCTGATGTTTGACCCGCTCAACATCCGCTACGCCACCGACAGCACCAACATGCAGCTTTGGAACACCCACAATCCGTTCCGCGCCGTGCTGGTCTGCGCCGATGGATACATGGTGATCTGGGACTATAAAAACGGCATGTTCCTCAGCGAATTCAACCCCTTGGTGCGCGAACAACGCTCTGGCGCGGATCTTTTCTACTTCGACCGCGGCGACAAGGTGGATGTGGCAGCCGACGTGTTCAGCAACGAAGTCCGCGCCCTGATCGAGGCCCATGCAGGCGGCAACAAACGCATCGCCGTCGACAAGATCATGCTGCACGGCCTGCGCGCATTGGAGGCGCAGGGGTTCGAGGTTATGGACGGCGAGGAAGTCACCGAAAAAAGCCGCTCGATCAAAGGCCCCGACGAAATCCTCGCCATGCGCTGTGCGTCAAACGCCTGTGAGGTGGCGGTCAAAAAGATGGAGGATTTTGCCCGCACCCACGTCGGCGACGGCGTGACCTGCGAGGATGACATCTGGGCCGTGATGCACGCCGAAAACATCAAACGCGGCGGCGAATGGATCGAAACCCGCCTGCTGACCTCAGGTCCGCGCACCAACCCGTGGTTTCAGGAATGCGGCCCCCGGATCACGCAAGCGAACGAGATCATCGCCTTTGATACCGATCTTGTCGGCAGCTATGGCATCTGTGTCGACATCAGCCGCACCTGGTGGATCGGCGACGAAAAACCGCGCCCCGATATGATCTATGCCATGAGGCACGGCGTCGAACATATTGAGCAGAATATGCAAATGCTTAAACCCGGCGTGATGATCCCGGAGCTTAGCGCGAACACCCATGTGCTGGATGCACAGTTCCAGAAACAGAAATACGGCTGCCTGATGCATGGGGTGGGCCTGTGTGACGAATGGCCCCTCGTCGCCTATCCTGACAACGCCGTGCCGGGTGCCTTTGACTACCCGCTGGAGGCGGGAATGGTGCTCTGCGTCGAAGCACTTGTCTCCCCCGAGGGCGGTGATTTTTCGATCAAACTGGAGGATCAGGTGCTGATCACCGAAGACGGGTTTGAGCGGCTGACGGCGTATGAATGGGATGTGGCGTTGATGGGGGGGTAG